One stretch of Portunus trituberculatus isolate SZX2019 chromosome 23, ASM1759143v1, whole genome shotgun sequence DNA includes these proteins:
- the LOC123507867 gene encoding DNA repair protein XRCC3-like isoform X3, which produces MMESTGFHKWTKNILNELDINPKIVVCAKKAGFVSASSILGASQNELEEKLGLSSFHIKNFTDAVISHVLPKKISAWDMSQTGERDLKHITSGCQNLDSFLGGGLPVRGITEVTGQSGSGKTQVALQLSLCAQLPPAAGGLGKGVAYICTESQFPTARLQQMVKHFKVKHSQGPASYTDGIFVHHIPEMDSLVDCVRYQLPSLLSQRPIGLVVLDSVASPFRAEESSMENKNLLYILGYRLHQLAAAYNIAILAINQMLGNKIFKTQVLTDTIPQCRSSSSPL; this is translated from the exons ATGATGGAGTCAACCGGCTTTCACAAGTGGACAAAGAATATTTTAAATGAACTTGACATTAATCCAAAGATTGTTGTATGTGCTAAAAAAG CGGGCTTTGTTTCTGCATCCAGCATCCTGGGAGCCTCTCAGAATGAACTGGAAGAGAAGCTTGGATTGTCATCATTTCACATCAAAAACTTCACTGATGCTGTCATCTCACATGTTCTCCCTAAGAAAATATCAG cttGGGACATGAgccagacaggagagagagatctgaagcACATCACTTCAGGGTGTCAGAATTTAGACAGCTTCCTAGGTGGTGGATTGCCAGTCCGGGGCATCACAGAGGTAACAGGACAGAGTGGAAGTGGCAAGACCCAGGTGGCATTGCAGTTATCTCTGTGTGCACagctgccacctgctgctggTGGCCTTGGAAAAG GTGTCGCATATATCTGCACAGAGTCCCAGTTTCCAACTGCCAGGCTTCAGCAAATGGTAAAGCATTTCAAAGTAAAGCACAGCCAAGGGCCAGCATCCTACACTGATGGGATTTTTGTTCACCACATCCCAGAGATG GACAGCTTAGTGGACTGTGTGCGATACCAGTTGCCCAGTCTGCTGTCACAGCGGCCCATTGGTTTAGTGGTTCTAGACTCTGTGGCATCTCCCTTTAGGGCTGAAGAGAGTAGCATGGAAAACAAGAaccttctttatattcttggctACCGTCTCCACCAGCTGGCTGCTGCTTACAACATTGCTATTCTTGCTATTAATCAG ATGTTGGGGAACAAGATATTCAAGACACAAGTGTTGACTGACACTATTCCCCAGTGTAGGAGTTCCAGTTCTCCAT
- the LOC123507867 gene encoding DNA repair protein XRCC3-like isoform X2, which yields MMESTGFHKWTKNILNELDINPKIVVCAKKAGFVSASSILGASQNELEEKLGLSSFHIKNFTDAVISHVLPKKISGVAYICTESQFPTARLQQMVKHFKVKHSQGPASYTDGIFVHHIPEMDSLVDCVRYQLPSLLSQRPIGLVVLDSVASPFRAEESSMENKNLLYILGYRLHQLAAAYNIAILAINQVTSVIGNNNLYGHSGNVIPTLGLTWANLVTTRLMIGRTDSYVQAEQTEGSKQVNKSSSKTLVEYNVRELEVMFCPWLGRKSCPFVVTSKGIEDVE from the exons ATGATGGAGTCAACCGGCTTTCACAAGTGGACAAAGAATATTTTAAATGAACTTGACATTAATCCAAAGATTGTTGTATGTGCTAAAAAAG CGGGCTTTGTTTCTGCATCCAGCATCCTGGGAGCCTCTCAGAATGAACTGGAAGAGAAGCTTGGATTGTCATCATTTCACATCAAAAACTTCACTGATGCTGTCATCTCACATGTTCTCCCTAAGAAAATATCAG GTGTCGCATATATCTGCACAGAGTCCCAGTTTCCAACTGCCAGGCTTCAGCAAATGGTAAAGCATTTCAAAGTAAAGCACAGCCAAGGGCCAGCATCCTACACTGATGGGATTTTTGTTCACCACATCCCAGAGATG GACAGCTTAGTGGACTGTGTGCGATACCAGTTGCCCAGTCTGCTGTCACAGCGGCCCATTGGTTTAGTGGTTCTAGACTCTGTGGCATCTCCCTTTAGGGCTGAAGAGAGTAGCATGGAAAACAAGAaccttctttatattcttggctACCGTCTCCACCAGCTGGCTGCTGCTTACAACATTGCTATTCTTGCTATTAATCAG GTGACTTCTGTCATAGGAAATAACAACTTGTATGGCCATTCAGGAAATGTGATCCCTACCTTGGGTCTGACTTGGGCTAACCTGGTCACAACTCGACTCATGATAGGTCGCACTGATTCATATGTGCAGGCTGAACAGACTGAAGGCAGCAAACAAGTTAACAAATCTTCCAGTAAAACATTAGTAGAGTATAATGTCAGGGAACTTGAAGTGATGTTTTGTCCATGGCTAGGGAGGAAGTCCTGTCCTTTTGTTGTTACCAGTAAGGGAATTGAGGATGTAGAATAA
- the LOC123507867 gene encoding DNA repair protein XRCC3-like isoform X1: MMESTGFHKWTKNILNELDINPKIVVCAKKAGFVSASSILGASQNELEEKLGLSSFHIKNFTDAVISHVLPKKISAWDMSQTGERDLKHITSGCQNLDSFLGGGLPVRGITEVTGQSGSGKTQVALQLSLCAQLPPAAGGLGKGVAYICTESQFPTARLQQMVKHFKVKHSQGPASYTDGIFVHHIPEMDSLVDCVRYQLPSLLSQRPIGLVVLDSVASPFRAEESSMENKNLLYILGYRLHQLAAAYNIAILAINQVTSVIGNNNLYGHSGNVIPTLGLTWANLVTTRLMIGRTDSYVQAEQTEGSKQVNKSSSKTLVEYNVRELEVMFCPWLGRKSCPFVVTSKGIEDVE; the protein is encoded by the exons ATGATGGAGTCAACCGGCTTTCACAAGTGGACAAAGAATATTTTAAATGAACTTGACATTAATCCAAAGATTGTTGTATGTGCTAAAAAAG CGGGCTTTGTTTCTGCATCCAGCATCCTGGGAGCCTCTCAGAATGAACTGGAAGAGAAGCTTGGATTGTCATCATTTCACATCAAAAACTTCACTGATGCTGTCATCTCACATGTTCTCCCTAAGAAAATATCAG cttGGGACATGAgccagacaggagagagagatctgaagcACATCACTTCAGGGTGTCAGAATTTAGACAGCTTCCTAGGTGGTGGATTGCCAGTCCGGGGCATCACAGAGGTAACAGGACAGAGTGGAAGTGGCAAGACCCAGGTGGCATTGCAGTTATCTCTGTGTGCACagctgccacctgctgctggTGGCCTTGGAAAAG GTGTCGCATATATCTGCACAGAGTCCCAGTTTCCAACTGCCAGGCTTCAGCAAATGGTAAAGCATTTCAAAGTAAAGCACAGCCAAGGGCCAGCATCCTACACTGATGGGATTTTTGTTCACCACATCCCAGAGATG GACAGCTTAGTGGACTGTGTGCGATACCAGTTGCCCAGTCTGCTGTCACAGCGGCCCATTGGTTTAGTGGTTCTAGACTCTGTGGCATCTCCCTTTAGGGCTGAAGAGAGTAGCATGGAAAACAAGAaccttctttatattcttggctACCGTCTCCACCAGCTGGCTGCTGCTTACAACATTGCTATTCTTGCTATTAATCAG GTGACTTCTGTCATAGGAAATAACAACTTGTATGGCCATTCAGGAAATGTGATCCCTACCTTGGGTCTGACTTGGGCTAACCTGGTCACAACTCGACTCATGATAGGTCGCACTGATTCATATGTGCAGGCTGAACAGACTGAAGGCAGCAAACAAGTTAACAAATCTTCCAGTAAAACATTAGTAGAGTATAATGTCAGGGAACTTGAAGTGATGTTTTGTCCATGGCTAGGGAGGAAGTCCTGTCCTTTTGTTGTTACCAGTAAGGGAATTGAGGATGTAGAATAA
- the LOC123507862 gene encoding mannosyl-oligosaccharide glucosidase-like, producing the protein MARQRRVNKAPLSHHHHHHHHHDLSQLDEAQGSYFNPKEGSSTTTSRRHQQRRHQWCPTVLYMACAALVVIAVIYFLYVGYVETRINTPIAAPKVVTKSGLEVPERYWGTYRPGVYFGTRTRHPTSLLTGLMWFVPGHFQNNMLALRHWCDQADELSRYGWLLHDGRDFGMQSLEDKHVTLQTMFVKQQGGQHGGEWSARINVLPKGKKQIGSEASIIYYVVLDPEDGDAWLQGDIGSQHSLGSVRGFSASVGGFHLSINNHSGTITHQHALLTKHLGLSQLKETVMRGLRVFQGQNEKHIGLAGEMFDHQDLDRKPNFVALQVSGQVPFSVDVVYESNSASPERQQKLVGEVLTTQLQEHEEKFHKDFEAKFPLESKGFTQEEISFAKAALSNMLGGIGYFYGASRVTGQYNKEPVPYWRAPLYTAIPSRSFFPRGFLWDEGFHNLLISKWDREISQDILAHWLDLMNWDGWIPREQILGTEARARVPDEFVVQDGRNANPPTLLLTLHSMLAEFKEDLSDDDYHYLSRLWPRLRAWYSWFNTTQIGELPGTYRWRGRNPNAVRELNPKTLTSGLDDYPRASHPTREERHLDLRCWMTLASGLMADLARLVEKDPIRFQESYRFLSDSSWLDALHWSYAANGYMDYGLHTDQVELRRATPNAEYQRVTLEPPQYRHIDAFGYVSFFPLFLQIIDPHSPKLGQVLQDLHRTDLLWTPYGLRSLAPNAALYNRRNTPHDPPYWRGPIWINMNYLAVRALYHYSNKDGPHRNQARQLYLELRKNVINNVKKQYMSTGYLWENYNDRTGRGQGCRPFTGWTSLVVLMMGETY; encoded by the exons ATGGCCAGACAGAGGCGAGTGAACAAAGctcccctctcccaccaccatcaccaccaccaccatcatgaccTCTCCCAGTTGGACGAGGCACAGGGCTCATATTTCAATCCGAAGGagggcagcagcaccaccaccagcagacgACACCAGCAGCGCCGCCACCA GTGGTGCCCTACTGTATTGTACATGGCTTGTGCTGCCTTGGTGGTGATAGCGGTAATCTACTTCCTCTATGTTGGCTATGTGGAGACCAGAATAAATACTCCTATTGCTGCCCCCAAG GTGGTGACAAAGTCTGGTCTGGAGGTGCCTGAGAGATACTGGGGCACTTATCGACCTGGAGTGTACTTTGGCACCAGAACAAGGCACCCAACATCACTCCTGACTGGCCTTATGTGGTTTGTGCCAGGCCACTTCCAGAATAATATGTTGGCACTCAG GCACTGGTGTGATCAGGCTGATGAGCTGAGCCGCTATGGTTGGCTGTTACATGATGGGCGTGACTTTGGCATGCAGAGCTTAGAAGACAAGCATGTTACTCTTCAGACCATGTTTGTAAAGCAGCAAGGAGGACAGCATGGTGGAGAGTGGTCAGCAAGGATCAATGTACTACCTAAG GGCAAGAAACAAATAGGAAGTGAAGCATCCATCATTTACTATGTGGTGCTTGATCCAGAAGATGGAGATGCCTGGCTCCAAGGGGACATTGGCAGCCAGCATTCCCTTGGCTCAGTGAGGGGTTTTTCAGCCAGTGTTGGGGGCTTCCACCTCTCCATCAACAACCACAGTGGCACCATCACCCACCAACATGCACTCCTCACCAAGCACCTAGGACTGAGTCAGCTGAAGGAGACAGTGATGAGAGGCCTGAGGGTGTTTCAGggacaaaatgaaaaacacatTGGCCTGGCTGGTGAAATGTTTGATCATCAGGATCTGGATCGAAAACCAAATTTTGTAGCTTTGCAG GTCAGTGGTCAAGTGCCATTCTCCGTGGATGTGGTGTACGAGAGCAACAGTGCATCACCAGAGCGACAGCAGAAGCTTGTAGGTGAGGTGCTCACAACACAACTCCAAGAACACGAAGAGAAATTCCACAAAGACTTTGAAGCTAAATTCCCCCTTGAGAGCAAAGGCTTCACTCAGGAGGAAATCAGCTTTGCCAAGGCAGCTCTGAGCAACATGTTGGGAGGTATTGGCTACTTCTATGGAGCATCACGTGTCACAGGACAGTACAACAAGGAACCAGTGCCCTACTGGCGGGCGCCTCTCTACACTGCCATTCCATCTCGAAGCTTCTTTCCGCGTGGCTTCCTTTGGGACGAGGGCTTCCACAACCTGCTTATTTCCAAGTGGGACCGTGAGATCTCTCAAGACATCCTTGCTCACTGGCTGGACCTCATGAACTGGGATGGCTGGATTCCCCGAGAGCAGATCCTTGGAACAGAAGCCAGGGCAAGGGTGCCTGATGAGTTTGTGGTGCAGGATGGGAGAAATGCCAATCCTCCAACCCTCCTTCTGACACTCCACTCTATGTTAGCAGAGTTCAAAGAGGACCTTTCTGATGATGACTACCACTACTTGAGCCGCCTGTGGCCACGGCTCCGTGCCTGGTACTCCTggttcaacacaacacaaattgGAGAGCTGCCGGGGACGTATCGCTGGAGAGGTCGCAACCCAAATGCCGTCAGGGAACTCAACCCAAAAACTCTGACATCAGGGCTAGACGATTATCCCCGAGCCTCTCACCCAACACGGGAGGAGCGGCACCTTGACCTCCGCTGCTGGATGACCCTGGCATCCGGCTTGATGGCTGACCTTGCTCGTTTAGTAGAAAAGGATCCCATAAGATTTCAGGAATCATACAG GTTCCTCTCGGACAGCTCATGGCTGGATGCACTGCATTGGTCCTATGCGGCCAATGGCTACATGGACTATGGCCTCCACACTGACCAGGTGGAGCTACGCCGGGCAACTCCCAATGCAGAATATCAGAGGGTAACACTAGAGCCGCCACAATATCGTCACATTGATGCCTTTGGCTACGTGAGTTTCTTCCCACTTTTCCTCCAAATAATTGATCCTCATTCCCCAAAGCTGGGTCAAGTTCTGCAGGACCTTCACCGAACCGACCTCCTGTGGACGCCATATGGCCTGCGGTCCTTGGCACCCAATGCGGCGCTCTACAATCGCCGCAACACGCCGCACGACCCTCCATACTGGCGGGGACCAATCTGGATAAACATGAACTATCTAGCGGTGCGAGCTCTCTACCACTACTCCAACAAGGACGGTCCCCATCGCAACCAGGCCAGGCAGCTCTATCTCGAACTGCGGAAAAATGTGATCAACAACGTGAAGAAACAATACATGAGTACTGGATACTTGTGGGAGAACTACAATGACCGCACAGGACGAGGACAGGGATGTCGTCCCTTCACTGGCTGGACTTCCCTTGTTGTGCTGATGATGGGCGAGACCTATTGA
- the LOC123507867 gene encoding DNA repair protein XRCC3-like isoform X4: protein MMESTGFHKWTKNILNELDINPKIVVCAKKAGFVSASSILGASQNELEEKLGLSSFHIKNFTDAVISHVLPKKISAWDMSQTGERDLKHITSGCQNLDSFLGGGLPVRGITEVTGQSGSGKTQVALQLSLCAQLPPAAGGLGKGVAYICTESQFPTARLQQMVKHFKVKHSQGPASYTDGIFVHHIPEMDSLVDCVRYQLPSLLSQRPIGLVVLDSVASPFRAEESSMENKNLLYILGYRLHQLAAAYNIAILAINQMLGNKIFKTQVLTDTIPQCRSSSSP, encoded by the exons ATGATGGAGTCAACCGGCTTTCACAAGTGGACAAAGAATATTTTAAATGAACTTGACATTAATCCAAAGATTGTTGTATGTGCTAAAAAAG CGGGCTTTGTTTCTGCATCCAGCATCCTGGGAGCCTCTCAGAATGAACTGGAAGAGAAGCTTGGATTGTCATCATTTCACATCAAAAACTTCACTGATGCTGTCATCTCACATGTTCTCCCTAAGAAAATATCAG cttGGGACATGAgccagacaggagagagagatctgaagcACATCACTTCAGGGTGTCAGAATTTAGACAGCTTCCTAGGTGGTGGATTGCCAGTCCGGGGCATCACAGAGGTAACAGGACAGAGTGGAAGTGGCAAGACCCAGGTGGCATTGCAGTTATCTCTGTGTGCACagctgccacctgctgctggTGGCCTTGGAAAAG GTGTCGCATATATCTGCACAGAGTCCCAGTTTCCAACTGCCAGGCTTCAGCAAATGGTAAAGCATTTCAAAGTAAAGCACAGCCAAGGGCCAGCATCCTACACTGATGGGATTTTTGTTCACCACATCCCAGAGATG GACAGCTTAGTGGACTGTGTGCGATACCAGTTGCCCAGTCTGCTGTCACAGCGGCCCATTGGTTTAGTGGTTCTAGACTCTGTGGCATCTCCCTTTAGGGCTGAAGAGAGTAGCATGGAAAACAAGAaccttctttatattcttggctACCGTCTCCACCAGCTGGCTGCTGCTTACAACATTGCTATTCTTGCTATTAATCAG ATGTTGGGGAACAAGATATTCAAGACACAAGTGTTGACTGACACTATTCCCCAGTGTAGGAGTTCCAGTTCTCCAT GA